One Punica granatum isolate Tunisia-2019 chromosome 3, ASM765513v2, whole genome shotgun sequence genomic window carries:
- the LOC116199331 gene encoding LOW QUALITY PROTEIN: UDP-glycosyltransferase 91A1-like (The sequence of the model RefSeq protein was modified relative to this genomic sequence to represent the inferred CDS: inserted 1 base in 1 codon) gives MADGECEKVHIVMFPWLAFGHMIPYMELAKLISQKGHRVSFLSTPRNIDRLPKLPPELENLIDYVKFPLPATNDLPEDAEATSDLPYDEVQYLKKAYDRLCDPVARFLESSCPDWILYDFAPFWVGRIAREQGIKTASFSIFIAAFLGFVGPTWAIMGGDYRKTPEDFTVAPSWVPFRTNVAFRYFEIKRIFDVLEANASGVSDFYRFGTGLESADILAVRSSCEVEPEWLKLLEEIHQKPVFPVGQLPPMDYLGEEETGTWQWIKDWLDLQKRGSVVYVAFGSEAKPSQLELTEIALGLEQSGMPFFWVLKTRRGSSDKDKIELPDGFEESVKGRGVVCTSWVPQLRILAHDSVGGFLTHSGWTSVVEALSLERALILLTFLADQGVNARLLEEKKXGYTIPRSDWDGSFTGESVAESLRLVMVKEEGRIYREKAKEMKGVFVDAQLQDQYVENLLNYLTANRPKRCT, from the exons ATGGCCGACGGTGAGTGCGAAAAGGTCCACATAGTAATGTTCCCATGGCTAGCCTTTGGCCATATGATCCCGTACATGGAGCTTGCCAAGCTCATCTCCCAGAAGGGTCACCGTGTTTCCTTCCTTTCAACCCCTCGGAACATCGACCGTCTCCCTAAGCTCCCTCCAGAACTGGAGAACCTAATTGACTATGTGAAGTTCCCGTTGCCGGCCACAAATGACCTGCCCGAGGATGCCGAGGCCACCAGTGACCTGCCATATGATGAAGTCCAGTACCTGAAGAAGGCATACGACCGGCTCTGCGACCCCGTAGCCCGGTTCCTCGAGTCTTCGTGCCCGGATTGGATTCTCTACGACTTCGCCCCTTTCTGGGTAGGCCGGATAGCTAGAGAGCAGGGCATCAAGACGGCCTCGTTTAGCATTTTCATAGCGGCTTTCTTGGGCTTCGTTGGCCCTACATGGGCAATAATGGGAGGAGACTACCGGAAAACACCCGAGGACTTCACGGTGGCTCCATCTTGGGTCCCATTCCGGACAAACGTGGCATTTCGGTACTTTGAGATCAAGAGGATTTTCGACGTCCTTGAGGCTAATGCGTCGGGAGTGTCCGACTTCTATCGGTTTGGGACTGGTCTGGAGAGCGCTGACATTCTAGCCGTGAGGAGCAGCTGCGAGGTCGAGCCGGAGTGGCTCAAGCTACTCGAGGAGATCCACCAGAAACCGGTCTTCCCGGTCGGTCAGCTCCCCCCGATGGATTACCTCGGAGAGGAGGAGACTGGCACATGGCAATGGATAAAGGACTGGCTGGacctgcaaaagagaggctCCGTCGTTTACGTGGCTTTCGGGAGCGAGGCGAAACCGAGCCAGCTCGAGCTCACCGAGATCGCCCTCGGACTGGAGCAGTCCGGGATGCCGTTCTTCTGGGTCCTCAAGACACGGCGAGGTTCATCGGATAAGGATAAGATCGAACTGCCGGATGGGTTCGAGGAGAGTGTGAAGGGGAGGGGGGTGGTTTGTACGAGTTGGGTGCCTCAACTCCGGATACTCGCCCACGACTCGGTCGGCGGGTTCTTGACTCACTCCGGTTGGACCTCAGTGGTGGAGGCACTGAGCTTGGAGAGGGCCCTTATACTGCTCACGTTCTTGGCGGATCAAGGGGTGAACGCTCGGCTTTTGGAGGAGAAGA TCGGTTACACGATCCCGAGGAGCGACTGGGACGGATCGTTCACGGGGGAGTCGGTGGCCGAGTCGCTCAGGCTGGTGATGGTGAAGGAAGAGGGAAGGATCTACAGGGAGAAGGCGAAGGAGATGAAAGGGGTATTCGTGGATGCACAACTTCAAGATCAATACGTAGAAAATTTACTGAATTATCTAACAGCAAATAGACCTAAGAGGTGCACCTGA